The following coding sequences lie in one Lolium perenne isolate Kyuss_39 chromosome 2, Kyuss_2.0, whole genome shotgun sequence genomic window:
- the LOC127335552 gene encoding nuclear transport factor 2 isoform X1, whose protein sequence is MDELRREQHRIAGHPYAFEVGSFFLRGYYSVLANTPELARQFYTAGSTVVRLDCQTLHSAYGETVEEINDILMCMNVHKVEVRTANFLESWGGSISGLVTGLVQLKGYPSRKRFSQSFVLAPQVEPDGFFVYSDIFKFICDEFDTHYQVADYGFADSVPHMAAPNTLTETASDYVAEELEANGFAAPVDVEERESGIIYENYEMQQQDPLEYEAPINEETHIEYPTPSFPSTADIKQDASLAPPHSPSPPAPEEEPVGEPPKQTYASVLRTKGPAGHQVIHSNPVNKAMVGTAESQPVRQAVQEKSNLDTRRDASVPEDEEEFLSVYVGNLSPATSVFDLEKAFQAFGRIKPDGVAIRSRKEAGVFFGFVEYESMRGIQNALEASPIELNGRQVFVEERRPSSIIFRGGGRRGRGRTSDFSRGQYGGRYETDYSTRSKGNGYQRRGGRQYDDYE, encoded by the exons ATGGACGAGCTGCGGCGGGAGCAGCACCGCATCGCCGGCCACCCCTACGCCTTCGAG GTGGGCTCCTTCTTCCTGCGCGGCTACTACAGCGTCCTCgccaacaccccggagctggccaGGCAGTTCTACACGGCCGGGAGCACCGTCGTCAGGCTCGACTGCCAGACGCTCCACTCCGCCTACGGGGAGACGGTCGAG gaaatcaatgatatattGATGTGCATGAATGTTCACAAGGTTGAGGTTAGAACGGCTAATTTCTTGGAGTCATGGGGTGGATCCATCTCTGGGTTGGTTACTGGTCTAGTGCAACTGAAGGGCTACCCTTCACGCAAGAGATTCTCCCAGAGTTTTGTTCTTGCTCCTCAGGTCGAACCAGATGGATTTTTTGTGTACAGTGACATCTTTAAGTTCATCTGTGATGAGTTTGATACTCATTACCAAGTTGCTGATTACGGTTTCGCTGACAGTGTACCCCATATGGCTGCTCCTAATACCTTGACTGAAACAG CATCTGATTATGTGGCTGAAGAACTTGAAGCAAATGGGTTTGCAGCTCCTGTTGATGTTGAGGAAAGGGAGAGTGGTATTATATATGAGAACTATGAAATGCAGCAGCAAGATCCTTTGGAGTACGAGGCTCCAATCAACGAAGAAACTCATATTGAATATCCTACTCCCTCTTTCCCCAGTACAGCAGACATTAAACAGGATGCATCTCTTGCTCCTCCCCACTCCCCTTCCCCACCTGCCCCTGAAGAAGAACCTGTGGGAGAACCACCTAAGCAAACATATGCTTCAGTG CTGCGAACAAAAGGACCCGCTGGCCATCAGGTTATCCACTCCAATCCTGTCAATAAGGCTATGGTGGGGACTGCAGAGTCGCAGCCAGTTCGACAGGCAGTGCAAGAGAAATCCAACTTGGACACTCGTCGGGATGCCAGTGTCCCTGAGGATGAAG AAGAGTTCCTATCGGTGTATGTTGGTAATCTTTCTCCGGCGACTTCAGTCTTCGATCTTGAAAAGGCCTTTCAGGCTTTTGGAAGAATTAAACCCGATGGAGTTGCTATACGGAGTCGCAAG GAGGCTGGAGTTTTCTTTGGCTTTGTTGAGTATGAAAGCATGAGGGGCATCCAGAATGCGTTGGAG GCATCTCCAATTGAGCTGAATGGGCGTCAAGTATTTGTTGAGGAGAGGAGGCCTAGCAGTATAATCTTCCGTGGTGGCGGAA GACGAGGACGGGGAAGAACTTCAGATTTCTCAAGGGGTCAATATGGTGGGCGCTATGAAACGGATTACTCTACTCGGTCAAAGGGAAATGGGTACCAAAGGAGGGGTGGACGTCAATATGACGATTACGAGTAG
- the LOC127335552 gene encoding nuclear transport factor 2 isoform X2: MDELRREQHRIAGHPYAFEVGSFFLRGYYSVLANTPELARQFYTAGSTVVRLDCQTLHSAYGETVEEINDILMCMNVHKVEVRTANFLESWGGSISGLVTGLVQLKGYPSRKRFSQSFVLAPQVEPDGFFVYSDIFKFICDEFDTHYQVADYGFADSVPHMAAPNTLTETASDYVAEELEANGFAAPVDVEERESGIIYENYEMQQQDPLEYEAPINEETHIEYPTPSFPSTADIKQDASLAPPHSPSPPAPEEEPVGEPPKQTYASVLRTKGPAGHQVIHSNPVNKAMVGTAESQPVRQAVQEKSNLDTRRDASVPEDEEFLSVYVGNLSPATSVFDLEKAFQAFGRIKPDGVAIRSRKEAGVFFGFVEYESMRGIQNALEASPIELNGRQVFVEERRPSSIIFRGGGRRGRGRTSDFSRGQYGGRYETDYSTRSKGNGYQRRGGRQYDDYE, encoded by the exons ATGGACGAGCTGCGGCGGGAGCAGCACCGCATCGCCGGCCACCCCTACGCCTTCGAG GTGGGCTCCTTCTTCCTGCGCGGCTACTACAGCGTCCTCgccaacaccccggagctggccaGGCAGTTCTACACGGCCGGGAGCACCGTCGTCAGGCTCGACTGCCAGACGCTCCACTCCGCCTACGGGGAGACGGTCGAG gaaatcaatgatatattGATGTGCATGAATGTTCACAAGGTTGAGGTTAGAACGGCTAATTTCTTGGAGTCATGGGGTGGATCCATCTCTGGGTTGGTTACTGGTCTAGTGCAACTGAAGGGCTACCCTTCACGCAAGAGATTCTCCCAGAGTTTTGTTCTTGCTCCTCAGGTCGAACCAGATGGATTTTTTGTGTACAGTGACATCTTTAAGTTCATCTGTGATGAGTTTGATACTCATTACCAAGTTGCTGATTACGGTTTCGCTGACAGTGTACCCCATATGGCTGCTCCTAATACCTTGACTGAAACAG CATCTGATTATGTGGCTGAAGAACTTGAAGCAAATGGGTTTGCAGCTCCTGTTGATGTTGAGGAAAGGGAGAGTGGTATTATATATGAGAACTATGAAATGCAGCAGCAAGATCCTTTGGAGTACGAGGCTCCAATCAACGAAGAAACTCATATTGAATATCCTACTCCCTCTTTCCCCAGTACAGCAGACATTAAACAGGATGCATCTCTTGCTCCTCCCCACTCCCCTTCCCCACCTGCCCCTGAAGAAGAACCTGTGGGAGAACCACCTAAGCAAACATATGCTTCAGTG CTGCGAACAAAAGGACCCGCTGGCCATCAGGTTATCCACTCCAATCCTGTCAATAAGGCTATGGTGGGGACTGCAGAGTCGCAGCCAGTTCGACAGGCAGTGCAAGAGAAATCCAACTTGGACACTCGTCGGGATGCCAGTGTCCCTGAGGATGAAG AGTTCCTATCGGTGTATGTTGGTAATCTTTCTCCGGCGACTTCAGTCTTCGATCTTGAAAAGGCCTTTCAGGCTTTTGGAAGAATTAAACCCGATGGAGTTGCTATACGGAGTCGCAAG GAGGCTGGAGTTTTCTTTGGCTTTGTTGAGTATGAAAGCATGAGGGGCATCCAGAATGCGTTGGAG GCATCTCCAATTGAGCTGAATGGGCGTCAAGTATTTGTTGAGGAGAGGAGGCCTAGCAGTATAATCTTCCGTGGTGGCGGAA GACGAGGACGGGGAAGAACTTCAGATTTCTCAAGGGGTCAATATGGTGGGCGCTATGAAACGGATTACTCTACTCGGTCAAAGGGAAATGGGTACCAAAGGAGGGGTGGACGTCAATATGACGATTACGAGTAG